In a single window of the Etheostoma spectabile isolate EspeVRDwgs_2016 chromosome 3, UIUC_Espe_1.0, whole genome shotgun sequence genome:
- the sik3 gene encoding serine/threonine-protein kinase SIK3 homolog isoform X1: protein MAAVSSGGAAGSAAAGITHSGRPTHAGMGSQNRAQPSSGITHSSRTSTAAGCITNPGHTSVTRPPPARVGHYEIERTIGKGNFAVVKLATHIITKAKVAIKIVDKTQLDDENLKKIFREVQIMKLLKHPHIIRLYQVMETERMIYLVTEYASGGEIFDHLVAHGRMAEKDARKKFKQIVAAVHFCHCRNIVHRDLKAENLLLDHNLNIKIADFGFSNLFSRGQLLKTWCGSPPYAAPELFEGKEYDGPKVDIWSLGVVLYVLVCGALPFDGSTLQNLRARVLSGKFRIPFFMSTDCEYLIRHMLVLDPSRRLSMEQICKNKWMRLGDPDPDFDRLIAECEQVKTERETELINEQVLIAMCEMGLDRERTLQSLQTDAYDHYSAIYSLLADRLKKNKTLRVAPPTPRSITYPINTVQTDPQGNPVSMTVPHVQLINPENQIVEPDGSMALDSDEGEEPSPEAMARYLSMRRHTVGVPDQRTEMQEDLQKMPPGFPRGAAPQPPFPPLAHIMGQMHTLMPTQSLQPTQQLEYKEQSLLQPPTLQLLNGMGPLGRRASDGGANIQLHAQLLKRPRGPSPLVTSPHPIPAVAPVDEEGSDGEPDQEAVQRYLANRSKRHTTHVLTSTTHGEPSAESQRPQGPRQRGGWAPDTHTRSSYKDCNTLHLPMERFSPVRRFSDGAATIQAFKAHLENSSLIKQLKQECEQLQKMYAAQQDERFLEHTQQQHILYQQEQQILHQQIQSLSLGHGENQPSHLTHQLQRLRIQPSSPPPTHPSNHLFRQPNQSPPPGSAGIMQGHGGPSPVQYQHGSPALYQGQSGSPPSTGLPQQAASTRPLAQGVPQQQQVTIQVQEVELGGVAQRQGGFLSTPGHRVLGKQLSADNAETHSRSLGRFTSGYDQAQFNPHLFSGDATSRGTSGVVGSYSHYLQGASLNVPGLEDYQSGVIGTSSYGTPSTLQQALLSPTPLDYRPPQQHVTPTLQGLLSPRHSLTGHADPRLPPPDLAALLKRQSPRPCQATPPPPSAAPQEYGEMLLLHQMSQSDSLEPPTPQGASGGQHYHHHHHHLLQIRPPEVQPQQNPAQTPCPSLPHSESMEEDEAPTNYHHPHEGLLAKAGEGLELLGPPRGGTPPYTSPTHRHGAFIRNAPATRESEHVECRPQGQAMEVPDLNGVGYSRGPQGDACRSRGQLQRHHTIQTCDDAYDQAEPMSGMSLLAGKALSSARMSDILSQTSLTGSQQLHQREELVCDVEEELHAAACYPSSCTSDMLLSYKPPDLQYSMEQAGV, encoded by the exons GTGGCTATAAAAATAGTGGATAAAACCCAGCTGGATGATGAAAACCTGAAAAAGATCTTCAGAGAGGTGCAAATCATGAAGTTGCTGAAGCACCCCCACATAATCCGCCTCTACCAg GTTATGGAGACTGAGAGGATGATCTATCTGGTAACAGAGTACGCTAGCGGTGGAGAGATTTTTG acCACCTGGTAGCCCATGGGCGTATGGCAGAAAAGGACGCCAGGAAGAAGTTCAAACAGATTGTGGCAGCAGTCCATTTCTGTCACTGCCGCAACATTGTCCACAGAGACCTGAAGGCTGAGAATCTGCTGCTGGACCACAACCTCAACATCAAAATCGCAG ATTTTGGCTTCAGTAACCTGTTTTCACGAGGACAGCTGTTGAAGACATGGTGCGGCAGTCCTCCGTATGCTGCACCAGAACTCTTTGAGGGCAAGGAGTATGACGGACCTAAAGTAGATATATGG AGCTTGGGTGTGGTGTTATACGTTTTGGTGTGCGGCGCCCTGCCTTTTGATGGCAGCACTCTTCAAAATTTGCGGGCACGAGTCCTCAGTGGCAAGTTCCGCATTCCCTTCTTCATGTCCACAG ACTGTGAGTACTTGATCAGACACATGTTAGTGCTGGACCCCAGCAGACGGTTGAGCATGGAGCAGATCTGTAAGAACAAGTGGATGAGACTAGGAGATCCGGACCCAGACTTTGACAGG TTGATAGCGGAGTGTGAGCAGGTGAAaacggagagagagacagagctcATCAATGAGCAGGTGCTGATAGCCATGTGTGAGATGGGCCTCGATCGAGAGCGCACACTTCAG TCCCTACAAACCGATGCATACGATCACTACAGTGCCATCTATAGTTTGCTGGCGGACCgcctgaagaaaaacaagaccCTGCGTGTTGCCCCGCCCACACCACGCTCGATTACCTATCCCATCAACACTGTACAG ACAGATCCGCAGGGTAATCCTGTTAGCATGACCGTTCCCCATGTCCAGCTTATCAACCCAGAGAACCAGATTGTTGAG cCGGATGGCAGCATGGCTCTGGACAGTGATGAAGGGGAGGAACCATCTCCCGAGGCCATGGCTCGCTACCTTTCGATGAGGCGGCACACTGTGGGAGTACCAGACCAAAG AACAGAGATGCAGGAGGACCTCCAGAAAATGCCACCAGGTTTCCCTCGCGGTGCAGCGCCCCAGCCTCCATTCCCCCCACTGGCCCACATTATGGGCCAAATGCACACTCTCATGCCCACACAGAGCTTGCAACCCACACAGCAGCTGGAATACAAG GAGCAGTCGTTGCTGCAGCCACCCACCCTGCAGCTGCTTAACGGCATGGGGCCTCTTGGTCGAAGAGCTTCCGACGGTGGGGCAAACATTCAGCTACACGCTCAGCTCCTCAAGAGGCCCCGGGGGCCCTCACCACTTGTTACCAGCCCG CACCCAATCCCTGCAGTAGCTCCGGTGGATGAGGAGGGTTCAGACGGAGAGCCAGACCAAGAAGCAGTACAGAG GTACCTGGCGAACCGCTCCAAGCGGCACACGACGCACGTGCTCACGAGCACAACGCATGGCGAGCCCTCGGCAGAGTCGCAGCGGCCCCAGGGCCCCCGGCAGAGGGGGGGCTGGGcccccgacacacacacccG ATCCAGCTATAAGGACTGTAACACCCTTCATCTCCCCATGGAGCGCTTCTCACCTGTCAGACGGTTTTCTGATGGCGCAGCCACCATCCAGGCCTTCAAGGCTCATCTAGAGAACAGCAGCCTCATTAAACAACTCAAACAG GAGTGTGAGCAGCTCCAGAAAATGTATGCTGCCCAGCAGGATGAGCGATTCCTGGAGCACACCCAGCAACAGCATATCCTCTACCAGCAAGAGCAACAAATCCTCCACCAGCAAATCCAG AGTCTGTCTTTAGGCCATGGAGAGAACCAGCCCAGTCATCTAACCCACCAGCTTCAGAG GTTGCGTATCCAGCCCTCCAGCCCTCCGCCAACACATCCCAGCAACCACCTCTTCAGACAGCCCAACCAGAGCCCTCCGCCTGGCTCAGCAGGCATAATGCAAGGGCATG GAGGTCCATCACCAGTGCAGTACCAGCACGGTTCTCCAGCACTCTATCAGGGCCAGAGTGGCAGCCCGCCTTCCACAGGCCTGCCTCAACAAGCAGCATCTACTCGCCCATTGGCACAGGGTGTACCTCAACAACAGCAG GTGACCATTCAGGTTCAGGAAGTGGAGCTGGGAGGTGTAGCGCAGAGACAGGGCGGCTTTTTGTCCACACCAGGGCACAGAGTCCTGGGGAAGCAGCTTAGCGCAGACAACGCCGAGACGCACAG TCGCAGCCTTGGCCGCTTCACATCGGGCTATGACCAGGCTCAGTTCAATCCCCACCTCTTCTCTGGCGACGCCACCTCCCGGGGCACCTCAGGAGTGGTCGGCTCTTACAGCCACTACCTGCAGGGAGCCTCCCTCAATGTCCCTGGCCTGGAGGATTACCAGAGCGGGGTGATAGGGACCAGCAGCTACGGTACCCCCTCTACACTACAGCAGGCCCTGCTCTCGCCGACTCCTTTGGACTACCGCCCTCCCCAACAGCACGTCACTCCCACCCTGCAGGGCCTTCTGTCTCCCCGCCACTCTTTAACGGGCCACGCCGACCCCAGGCTGCCGCCCCCAGACCTGGCTGCCCTGCTGAAGAGGCAGAGCCCCCGACCGTGCCAAgcaacccccccaccacccagCGCTGCACCCCAAGAGTATGGAGAGATGCTGCTTCTCCACCAGATGAGCCAGAGTGACAGCTTGGAGCCACCAACACCGCAGGGTGCCTCCGGAGGCCAACActaccaccatcaccaccaccaccttctCCAGATTCGACCACCAGAGGTCCAGCCACAGCAGAACCCGGCCCAGACACCTTGCCCCAGCTTACCTCACTCGGAAAGCATGGAGGAGGATGAGGCGCCCACTAACTACCACCACCCACACGAAGGCCTGCTGGCCAAGGCAGGAGAAGGTCTTGAGCTCCTGGGGCCTCCCCGAGGAGGCACCCCGCCCTACACCTCCCCTACACACAGGCATGGTGCCTTCATAAGGAATGCTCCAGCAACTAGAG AATCTGAGCACGTGGAGTGCAGGCCCCAAGGGCAGGCCATGGAGGTGCCTGATCTTAATGGTGTGGGCTATTCGCGAGGTCCCCAGGGTGACGCCTGTAGGTCACGTGGACAGCTACAGCGCCACCACACCATCCAGACCTGTGACGATGCCTAT GATCAGGCAGAGCCCATGTCGGGGATGAGCCTGTTGGCCGGAAAGGCACTGAGTTCCGCTCGCATGTCGGACATTCTCAGCCAGACGTCACTGACAGGAAGCCAGCAGCTGCACCAGCGGGAAGAATTGG TGTGTGATGTTGAAGAGGAGCTCCATGCAGCAGCCTGTTACCCATCTTCCTGCACCAGTGACATGCTCCTCAGCTACAAGCCCCCTGACCTGCAGTACAGCATGGAGCAGGCCGGGGTCTAG
- the sik3 gene encoding serine/threonine-protein kinase SIK3 homolog isoform X2: protein MAAVSSGGAAGSAAAGITHSGRPTHAGMGSQNRAQPSSGITHSSRTSTAAGCITNPGHTSVTRPPPARVGHYEIERTIGKGNFAVVKLATHIITKAKVAIKIVDKTQLDDENLKKIFREVQIMKLLKHPHIIRLYQVMETERMIYLVTEYASGGEIFDHLVAHGRMAEKDARKKFKQIVAAVHFCHCRNIVHRDLKAENLLLDHNLNIKIADFGFSNLFSRGQLLKTWCGSPPYAAPELFEGKEYDGPKVDIWSLGVVLYVLVCGALPFDGSTLQNLRARVLSGKFRIPFFMSTDCEYLIRHMLVLDPSRRLSMEQICKNKWMRLGDPDPDFDRLIAECEQVKTERETELINEQVLIAMCEMGLDRERTLQSLQTDAYDHYSAIYSLLADRLKKNKTLRVAPPTPRSITYPINTVQTDPQGNPVSMTVPHVQLINPENQIVEPDGSMALDSDEGEEPSPEAMARYLSMRRHTVGVPDQRTEMQEDLQKMPPGFPRGAAPQPPFPPLAHIMGQMHTLMPTQSLQPTQQLEYKEQSLLQPPTLQLLNGMGPLGRRASDGGANIQLHAQLLKRPRGPSPLVTSPHPIPAVAPVDEEGSDGEPDQEAVQRSSYKDCNTLHLPMERFSPVRRFSDGAATIQAFKAHLENSSLIKQLKQECEQLQKMYAAQQDERFLEHTQQQHILYQQEQQILHQQIQSLSLGHGENQPSHLTHQLQRLRIQPSSPPPTHPSNHLFRQPNQSPPPGSAGIMQGHGGPSPVQYQHGSPALYQGQSGSPPSTGLPQQAASTRPLAQGVPQQQQVTIQVQEVELGGVAQRQGGFLSTPGHRVLGKQLSADNAETHSRSLGRFTSGYDQAQFNPHLFSGDATSRGTSGVVGSYSHYLQGASLNVPGLEDYQSGVIGTSSYGTPSTLQQALLSPTPLDYRPPQQHVTPTLQGLLSPRHSLTGHADPRLPPPDLAALLKRQSPRPCQATPPPPSAAPQEYGEMLLLHQMSQSDSLEPPTPQGASGGQHYHHHHHHLLQIRPPEVQPQQNPAQTPCPSLPHSESMEEDEAPTNYHHPHEGLLAKAGEGLELLGPPRGGTPPYTSPTHRHGAFIRNAPATRESEHVECRPQGQAMEVPDLNGVGYSRGPQGDACRSRGQLQRHHTIQTCDDAYDQAEPMSGMSLLAGKALSSARMSDILSQTSLTGSQQLHQREELVCDVEEELHAAACYPSSCTSDMLLSYKPPDLQYSMEQAGV, encoded by the exons GTGGCTATAAAAATAGTGGATAAAACCCAGCTGGATGATGAAAACCTGAAAAAGATCTTCAGAGAGGTGCAAATCATGAAGTTGCTGAAGCACCCCCACATAATCCGCCTCTACCAg GTTATGGAGACTGAGAGGATGATCTATCTGGTAACAGAGTACGCTAGCGGTGGAGAGATTTTTG acCACCTGGTAGCCCATGGGCGTATGGCAGAAAAGGACGCCAGGAAGAAGTTCAAACAGATTGTGGCAGCAGTCCATTTCTGTCACTGCCGCAACATTGTCCACAGAGACCTGAAGGCTGAGAATCTGCTGCTGGACCACAACCTCAACATCAAAATCGCAG ATTTTGGCTTCAGTAACCTGTTTTCACGAGGACAGCTGTTGAAGACATGGTGCGGCAGTCCTCCGTATGCTGCACCAGAACTCTTTGAGGGCAAGGAGTATGACGGACCTAAAGTAGATATATGG AGCTTGGGTGTGGTGTTATACGTTTTGGTGTGCGGCGCCCTGCCTTTTGATGGCAGCACTCTTCAAAATTTGCGGGCACGAGTCCTCAGTGGCAAGTTCCGCATTCCCTTCTTCATGTCCACAG ACTGTGAGTACTTGATCAGACACATGTTAGTGCTGGACCCCAGCAGACGGTTGAGCATGGAGCAGATCTGTAAGAACAAGTGGATGAGACTAGGAGATCCGGACCCAGACTTTGACAGG TTGATAGCGGAGTGTGAGCAGGTGAAaacggagagagagacagagctcATCAATGAGCAGGTGCTGATAGCCATGTGTGAGATGGGCCTCGATCGAGAGCGCACACTTCAG TCCCTACAAACCGATGCATACGATCACTACAGTGCCATCTATAGTTTGCTGGCGGACCgcctgaagaaaaacaagaccCTGCGTGTTGCCCCGCCCACACCACGCTCGATTACCTATCCCATCAACACTGTACAG ACAGATCCGCAGGGTAATCCTGTTAGCATGACCGTTCCCCATGTCCAGCTTATCAACCCAGAGAACCAGATTGTTGAG cCGGATGGCAGCATGGCTCTGGACAGTGATGAAGGGGAGGAACCATCTCCCGAGGCCATGGCTCGCTACCTTTCGATGAGGCGGCACACTGTGGGAGTACCAGACCAAAG AACAGAGATGCAGGAGGACCTCCAGAAAATGCCACCAGGTTTCCCTCGCGGTGCAGCGCCCCAGCCTCCATTCCCCCCACTGGCCCACATTATGGGCCAAATGCACACTCTCATGCCCACACAGAGCTTGCAACCCACACAGCAGCTGGAATACAAG GAGCAGTCGTTGCTGCAGCCACCCACCCTGCAGCTGCTTAACGGCATGGGGCCTCTTGGTCGAAGAGCTTCCGACGGTGGGGCAAACATTCAGCTACACGCTCAGCTCCTCAAGAGGCCCCGGGGGCCCTCACCACTTGTTACCAGCCCG CACCCAATCCCTGCAGTAGCTCCGGTGGATGAGGAGGGTTCAGACGGAGAGCCAGACCAAGAAGCAGTACAGAG ATCCAGCTATAAGGACTGTAACACCCTTCATCTCCCCATGGAGCGCTTCTCACCTGTCAGACGGTTTTCTGATGGCGCAGCCACCATCCAGGCCTTCAAGGCTCATCTAGAGAACAGCAGCCTCATTAAACAACTCAAACAG GAGTGTGAGCAGCTCCAGAAAATGTATGCTGCCCAGCAGGATGAGCGATTCCTGGAGCACACCCAGCAACAGCATATCCTCTACCAGCAAGAGCAACAAATCCTCCACCAGCAAATCCAG AGTCTGTCTTTAGGCCATGGAGAGAACCAGCCCAGTCATCTAACCCACCAGCTTCAGAG GTTGCGTATCCAGCCCTCCAGCCCTCCGCCAACACATCCCAGCAACCACCTCTTCAGACAGCCCAACCAGAGCCCTCCGCCTGGCTCAGCAGGCATAATGCAAGGGCATG GAGGTCCATCACCAGTGCAGTACCAGCACGGTTCTCCAGCACTCTATCAGGGCCAGAGTGGCAGCCCGCCTTCCACAGGCCTGCCTCAACAAGCAGCATCTACTCGCCCATTGGCACAGGGTGTACCTCAACAACAGCAG GTGACCATTCAGGTTCAGGAAGTGGAGCTGGGAGGTGTAGCGCAGAGACAGGGCGGCTTTTTGTCCACACCAGGGCACAGAGTCCTGGGGAAGCAGCTTAGCGCAGACAACGCCGAGACGCACAG TCGCAGCCTTGGCCGCTTCACATCGGGCTATGACCAGGCTCAGTTCAATCCCCACCTCTTCTCTGGCGACGCCACCTCCCGGGGCACCTCAGGAGTGGTCGGCTCTTACAGCCACTACCTGCAGGGAGCCTCCCTCAATGTCCCTGGCCTGGAGGATTACCAGAGCGGGGTGATAGGGACCAGCAGCTACGGTACCCCCTCTACACTACAGCAGGCCCTGCTCTCGCCGACTCCTTTGGACTACCGCCCTCCCCAACAGCACGTCACTCCCACCCTGCAGGGCCTTCTGTCTCCCCGCCACTCTTTAACGGGCCACGCCGACCCCAGGCTGCCGCCCCCAGACCTGGCTGCCCTGCTGAAGAGGCAGAGCCCCCGACCGTGCCAAgcaacccccccaccacccagCGCTGCACCCCAAGAGTATGGAGAGATGCTGCTTCTCCACCAGATGAGCCAGAGTGACAGCTTGGAGCCACCAACACCGCAGGGTGCCTCCGGAGGCCAACActaccaccatcaccaccaccaccttctCCAGATTCGACCACCAGAGGTCCAGCCACAGCAGAACCCGGCCCAGACACCTTGCCCCAGCTTACCTCACTCGGAAAGCATGGAGGAGGATGAGGCGCCCACTAACTACCACCACCCACACGAAGGCCTGCTGGCCAAGGCAGGAGAAGGTCTTGAGCTCCTGGGGCCTCCCCGAGGAGGCACCCCGCCCTACACCTCCCCTACACACAGGCATGGTGCCTTCATAAGGAATGCTCCAGCAACTAGAG AATCTGAGCACGTGGAGTGCAGGCCCCAAGGGCAGGCCATGGAGGTGCCTGATCTTAATGGTGTGGGCTATTCGCGAGGTCCCCAGGGTGACGCCTGTAGGTCACGTGGACAGCTACAGCGCCACCACACCATCCAGACCTGTGACGATGCCTAT GATCAGGCAGAGCCCATGTCGGGGATGAGCCTGTTGGCCGGAAAGGCACTGAGTTCCGCTCGCATGTCGGACATTCTCAGCCAGACGTCACTGACAGGAAGCCAGCAGCTGCACCAGCGGGAAGAATTGG TGTGTGATGTTGAAGAGGAGCTCCATGCAGCAGCCTGTTACCCATCTTCCTGCACCAGTGACATGCTCCTCAGCTACAAGCCCCCTGACCTGCAGTACAGCATGGAGCAGGCCGGGGTCTAG